One window from the genome of Pyrobaculum ferrireducens encodes:
- the fen gene encoding flap endonuclease-1, with protein MGVVELGKLIGREIRRDVKLENLAGRCVSLDAYNALYQFLASIRQPDGTPLMDREGRITSHLSGLFYRTINLLESGIKPVYVFDGKPPEFKLAEIESRRKTREKAMEEVVKALKEGRKEDVIKYAKRAVFITSEMVEESRKLLSYMGVPWVQAPSEGEAQAAYMVVKGHCWAVGSQDYDALLFGSPRLVRNLAVSPKRRVGEEVVELAPEIIELDAVLKALRLKNREQLIDLAILLGTDYNPDGVPGMGPQKALKLIWEFGSLEKMLDTVLKGVHFPVNPLEIKRFFLQPPVTDEYTTEVKTPDEERLRDFLVREHDFSEERVEKALERLRKARGKLRTSSLDSFF; from the coding sequence GTGGGTGTTGTAGAGCTGGGCAAGCTCATAGGCAGGGAAATACGCCGGGATGTCAAGCTCGAGAACTTGGCGGGGAGGTGCGTATCCCTCGACGCGTACAACGCTCTGTATCAATTCTTGGCGTCTATAAGACAGCCCGACGGCACTCCGTTAATGGATAGGGAGGGGAGGATCACCAGCCACCTCTCCGGCCTTTTCTACCGCACCATCAACCTGCTCGAGTCTGGCATAAAGCCGGTCTACGTTTTTGATGGAAAGCCTCCAGAGTTTAAGCTAGCCGAAATAGAGTCGAGAAGGAAGACACGTGAGAAGGCGATGGAGGAGGTGGTAAAGGCGTTAAAAGAAGGAAGGAAAGAAGATGTGATAAAATACGCCAAGAGAGCTGTTTTTATCACAAGCGAGATGGTAGAGGAGTCTAGGAAACTGCTGTCGTACATGGGCGTGCCTTGGGTCCAAGCGCCTAGTGAGGGAGAGGCACAAGCCGCCTACATGGTCGTGAAAGGCCACTGTTGGGCTGTCGGCAGTCAAGACTACGACGCCCTGCTCTTCGGCTCGCCGAGGTTGGTGAGAAACCTCGCCGTGTCTCCAAAACGCAGGGTCGGCGAGGAGGTGGTGGAGCTTGCGCCTGAGATAATTGAGCTAGACGCGGTGCTCAAGGCGCTGAGGCTCAAGAACAGGGAGCAACTCATAGACTTGGCCATTCTACTGGGCACAGACTACAACCCAGATGGCGTGCCCGGCATGGGGCCGCAGAAGGCTTTGAAGCTCATTTGGGAATTTGGTTCGCTTGAGAAAATGCTTGATACGGTGTTGAAGGGTGTTCACTTCCCCGTAAATCCCCTGGAGATAAAAAGATTCTTTCTACAGCCGCCAGTTACCGACGAATACACCACAGAGGTAAAAACCCCAGATGAGGAAAGGCTGAGAGACTTCTTGGTACGAGAACACGACTTCAGCGAGGAGAGGGTTGAAAAAGCCTTAGAGAGGTTAAGAAAGGCACGCGGCAAGCTTAGAACCTCTTCGCTCGACTCGTTTTTCTAG
- a CDS encoding CDC48 family AAA ATPase, translating to MSEWVELRVQESKARDANRPVVRIDPEVMERAGIVVGDVVEIVGRRRTAAKVWNGLPEDRGKGVIRMNSILRKNADISLNETVKVRRVDPKPAAFVKLAPVSMTIAVDANFLQYIKQRLREYVLVEGDMLQIYVLSQPLTFQVVQTKPSNTVLIITEDTQIQIFEKPVSGVKIPHVTWEDIGDLEDAKQKIRELVELPLRHPELFKHLGIEPPKGILLIGPPGTGKTLLAKAVANEANAYFVAINGPEIMSKYYGESEARLREIFEEAKKNAPAIIFIDEIDAIAPKREEVTGEVEKRVVAQLLTLMDGLQERGQVVVIGATNRPDAVDPALRRPGRFDREIWINPPDFKGRYEILQIHTRNMPLAPDVDLRKLAEVTHGFSGADLAALAREAAMSALRRAIQSGLIDLNQPSLPPEVFEKIKVTMADFTAALKEIIPSALREIHIEVPHVRWEDIGGLENVKQELREAVEWPLKYPDRFKKFGLRPPKGLLLFGPPGTGKTLLAKAVATESGANFIAVRGPEIFSKWVGESEKMVREIFRKARMAAPCVVFIDEIDALATARGIGGDSLVSERVVAQLLAEMDGIKALENVVVIAATNRPDLVDPALLRPGRFDRIIYVPPPDFKARLEILLIHTRATPLAKDVDLEELARRTEGYSGADLELLVREATFLALREDINAKEVSMRHFEEALKKVRPSVTQDMLKFYESWLEKARQLTVATKAKAAPPLYL from the coding sequence GTGTCTGAGTGGGTTGAGTTGAGAGTGCAGGAAAGCAAGGCGCGTGACGCCAACAGGCCCGTGGTTAGGATCGACCCCGAGGTTATGGAGAGGGCCGGTATAGTGGTGGGCGATGTGGTGGAGATTGTGGGGAGGAGGAGGACGGCGGCCAAGGTGTGGAATGGTTTGCCTGAGGACAGGGGGAAGGGTGTCATTAGGATGAACAGCATCTTGAGGAAAAACGCCGATATTTCGCTAAACGAGACTGTAAAAGTGAGGAGAGTCGACCCCAAGCCTGCCGCCTTCGTGAAGCTGGCGCCCGTATCCATGACCATAGCAGTTGACGCAAACTTTTTGCAGTACATCAAGCAGAGGCTTAGGGAGTACGTGCTGGTGGAGGGGGATATGTTGCAGATATACGTCTTGAGCCAGCCGCTTACGTTCCAGGTGGTTCAGACAAAGCCGTCTAACACGGTCCTCATAATTACGGAGGACACCCAGATCCAGATCTTTGAGAAGCCGGTGTCTGGCGTCAAGATACCGCATGTTACCTGGGAGGATATTGGCGATTTGGAGGATGCTAAGCAGAAGATTCGTGAGCTTGTGGAGCTTCCTCTTAGACATCCCGAGTTGTTTAAACATTTGGGTATTGAGCCGCCTAAAGGCATCCTTCTGATCGGCCCTCCGGGTACTGGGAAGACTCTCTTGGCTAAGGCTGTGGCTAACGAGGCCAACGCCTACTTCGTGGCGATTAACGGGCCGGAGATTATGTCTAAATACTACGGCGAGTCTGAGGCTAGGCTGAGGGAGATATTTGAAGAGGCTAAGAAAAACGCCCCAGCGATTATCTTCATCGACGAGATAGACGCCATAGCCCCAAAGCGGGAGGAGGTGACGGGGGAGGTGGAGAAGAGAGTAGTAGCCCAACTCCTAACACTAATGGACGGACTACAAGAGAGAGGACAGGTGGTGGTAATAGGCGCCACCAACAGACCAGACGCAGTAGACCCAGCCCTAAGAAGACCAGGAAGATTCGACAGAGAGATTTGGATTAATCCGCCTGATTTCAAGGGGAGGTACGAAATCTTACAGATTCATACCCGGAATATGCCGCTGGCACCTGATGTCGATTTGAGAAAGTTGGCTGAGGTTACTCATGGATTCTCCGGGGCAGACTTGGCGGCGCTTGCGAGGGAGGCGGCTATGTCTGCGTTGAGGCGGGCTATTCAGAGCGGGCTGATTGACTTGAACCAGCCGTCGTTGCCGCCTGAGGTGTTTGAGAAGATTAAAGTGACGATGGCGGACTTCACGGCTGCTTTGAAGGAGATTATCCCGTCGGCGCTGAGAGAGATCCATATAGAGGTTCCCCACGTCCGTTGGGAGGATATCGGAGGCTTGGAAAATGTGAAGCAGGAGTTGAGAGAGGCTGTAGAGTGGCCTTTGAAGTACCCGGATAGGTTTAAGAAATTCGGCCTTAGACCTCCCAAGGGCTTGTTGCTCTTCGGCCCGCCGGGTACAGGCAAGACGCTTTTGGCAAAGGCGGTGGCCACTGAGTCAGGTGCTAACTTCATAGCGGTTAGGGGGCCTGAGATCTTTTCTAAGTGGGTTGGCGAGTCTGAGAAAATGGTTAGGGAGATATTTAGAAAGGCGCGCATGGCCGCGCCCTGCGTAGTGTTTATTGACGAAATTGACGCCCTGGCCACGGCGAGGGGCATAGGCGGCGATTCGTTAGTGAGCGAGCGCGTTGTAGCCCAACTGCTGGCTGAGATGGACGGAATAAAGGCTCTGGAAAACGTCGTAGTGATAGCCGCCACTAATAGGCCGGATTTGGTGGATCCAGCCCTGCTGAGGCCGGGGCGTTTTGACAGAATTATATATGTGCCCCCGCCGGACTTCAAAGCCAGGCTTGAGATACTGCTTATACACACAAGAGCCACTCCGCTGGCTAAGGACGTCGATCTGGAGGAGTTGGCTAGGAGGACTGAGGGGTACTCCGGCGCCGATCTTGAGCTACTGGTCCGCGAAGCCACGTTCCTAGCCCTGAGAGAAGACATCAACGCAAAGGAGGTCTCTATGAGACACTTCGAAGAGGCGTTGAAAAAAGTGAGACCTTCTGTGACGCAGGACATGTTGAAGTTCTACGAGTCATGGCTGGAGAAAGCCAGGCAACTTACCGTGGCCACCAAGGCCAAGGCGGCGCCGCCTCTATACCTATGA
- a CDS encoding protein-L-isoaspartate(D-aspartate) O-methyltransferase, with protein sequence MAQRLVEELERDGIVRSERVKKALVAVPREEFVMPEYRMMAYEDRPLPLFAGATISAPHMVAMMCELVEPRPGMKILEVGTGSGYHAAVCAEAIERRGRVYTVEIVKELAVYAAQNIERLGYWGVVEVYHGDGTKGLEKHSPFDAIIVTAAASSIPPALVRQLKDGGVLVIPVEERLGQVLYKVVKRGDRVERRAVTYVMFVPLKGGD encoded by the coding sequence ATGGCCCAGAGACTTGTGGAGGAGTTGGAGCGCGACGGTATTGTACGGAGTGAGCGAGTAAAGAAGGCGCTGGTAGCGGTGCCCCGGGAGGAGTTCGTCATGCCTGAGTACCGAATGATGGCCTACGAGGACAGACCCCTGCCGCTGTTCGCAGGCGCCACTATCTCGGCGCCTCATATGGTCGCCATGATGTGCGAGCTGGTGGAGCCTAGGCCCGGGATGAAGATCTTGGAGGTGGGGACCGGGTCGGGGTACCACGCCGCCGTATGCGCCGAGGCTATTGAGAGGAGGGGAAGGGTCTACACGGTGGAGATTGTGAAAGAGCTGGCAGTATACGCCGCGCAGAACATCGAGAGGCTGGGCTACTGGGGCGTGGTGGAAGTTTACCACGGAGATGGGACGAAAGGTCTTGAGAAGCATTCCCCGTTTGACGCCATAATTGTAACGGCCGCCGCCAGCTCCATACCCCCGGCGCTGGTGAGGCAGTTAAAAGACGGCGGTGTTTTGGTGATACCCGTGGAGGAGCGGCTGGGCCAGGTGCTGTATAAGGTGGTGAAAAGGGGAGATAGAGTGGAGAGGCGGGCCGTGACTTATGTAATGTTTGTCCCTCTTAAAGGCGGCGACTAG